In a genomic window of Polycladomyces abyssicola:
- the arcD gene encoding arginine-ornithine antiporter: protein MVNRKELSLFSLIAIVVGTMVGGGAYNLPSDMAVAANSGPVLLGWLITGAGMIALALVLQNVAMRRPDLDGGIYSFARAGFGEFVGFNSAWGYWVSALLGNVAYATLLFSSLSYFFPMFGKGNNLPSIVFASVLLWMLHFLILRGVREAAFVNLITTIGKLVPIFLFLILMVFAFHWDVFVRDFWGTAQGFNWSVVKQQVKDTMLVTLWVFVGVEGAVVMSGRAKHRKDVGRATVIGLLGTMVIYVLISVLSMGALSREALAKLHEPSLAYVLEHVVGPWGAVIINLGLVISLLGAMLGWTLLAAELPYVAARDGIFPRWLGQENHNGSPSGSLWLTNGLIQLFIIIVLFSESTYQVAYSLASVAILLPYLFSAMYQIKLVWTGEGYAEGESRGKDLLLGIAAVLYAVWLVYAAGLDFLLMTAILYALGIFFYISARRENGKKAFHGWEWPLAAGIIIAAGVAVYLIAVGQLSPAG from the coding sequence ATGGTAAATAGAAAAGAACTGAGCTTGTTTTCATTGATTGCAATTGTGGTCGGTACGATGGTGGGGGGCGGTGCGTACAATCTGCCGAGTGACATGGCCGTCGCAGCCAACAGTGGCCCTGTGCTTCTCGGATGGCTGATCACCGGGGCCGGGATGATTGCGTTGGCATTGGTGTTGCAGAATGTGGCCATGCGCCGTCCCGATCTGGACGGAGGGATCTACAGTTTTGCCCGAGCAGGATTTGGTGAATTTGTGGGATTCAACAGTGCATGGGGATACTGGGTGTCGGCGCTGTTGGGCAATGTGGCTTATGCTACCTTGCTGTTCAGTTCGCTCAGCTATTTCTTTCCCATGTTCGGAAAAGGGAACAACCTTCCCTCCATCGTTTTTGCATCCGTTTTGCTGTGGATGCTCCACTTCCTGATTTTACGCGGAGTGAGGGAAGCGGCGTTTGTGAACCTCATCACGACCATTGGAAAACTGGTGCCCATTTTCCTGTTTTTGATTCTGATGGTGTTTGCTTTTCACTGGGACGTTTTTGTCCGTGACTTTTGGGGAACGGCCCAGGGATTCAACTGGTCGGTGGTTAAACAACAAGTGAAAGACACCATGTTGGTGACGCTGTGGGTGTTTGTCGGGGTAGAAGGTGCCGTCGTGATGTCCGGACGGGCCAAACATCGAAAAGATGTTGGTCGCGCCACCGTCATCGGACTGCTGGGCACGATGGTGATCTACGTTTTGATCTCTGTCCTCTCCATGGGAGCACTCAGCCGTGAAGCACTGGCGAAACTGCATGAGCCATCGCTGGCGTATGTTTTGGAACACGTTGTCGGACCCTGGGGGGCTGTGATCATCAACTTGGGGTTGGTCATCTCTCTGCTGGGGGCGATGCTGGGCTGGACGCTTCTGGCTGCGGAACTGCCGTATGTAGCAGCAAGAGATGGGATCTTTCCCCGGTGGTTGGGCCAAGAAAATCACAACGGCAGCCCGAGTGGGTCGTTGTGGTTGACCAACGGGTTGATTCAACTGTTTATCATCATTGTCCTCTTCTCTGAGTCAACCTATCAGGTAGCGTATTCATTGGCCAGTGTGGCCATTCTGCTGCCTTACCTGTTTTCGGCGATGTATCAGATCAAACTGGTATGGACCGGTGAGGGGTACGCCGAGGGCGAATCCCGAGGCAAAGATTTGCTGCTTGGGATTGCAGCTGTACTCTACGCGGTTTGGCTCGTTTATGCTGCGGGGTTGGATTTTCTTCTGATGACGGCGATTTTGTATGCGTTGGGCATTTTCTTCTATATTTCCGCCCGCAGGGAAAATGGCAAAAAAGCATTTCACGGTTGGGAATGGCCGCTTGCTGCCGGGATCATCATCGCAGCCGGCGTTGCAGTCTATTTGATCGCTGTCGGCCAGTTGTCTCCGGCGGGTTGA
- a CDS encoding aromatic acid exporter family protein: MRIGFRTAKTVVAVVLAIYIANALHLKLAEFTGIVAALLLKNTRKETVVTAGKMAIAVLLTLAVDTLLFSLLGFHVYVIGLILLLLIPILVRTRTERGLLLGTVVTIHVYTAGHLDMDILLNEIWLILTGMTVSLTINWLYMPSRKERLLNIHRQLEMTVADVFDHFARALEEKDYLWDGAEILTIHNLIQQGKKEALLHEDNYITSDDVLRFHHFEIKEKQYERIKHMLALVSRVDQVIVQGKMLASILRKMSAALRSGEDDFHRIQEEIRALRETCEDMPLPKTRKEFEIRAALLQMLNELEGYILDAV; the protein is encoded by the coding sequence ATGAGAATCGGATTCCGAACAGCAAAAACCGTTGTTGCCGTGGTGCTCGCCATTTACATCGCCAATGCCCTGCATTTGAAATTGGCGGAATTCACCGGGATCGTCGCGGCTCTTCTATTGAAGAATACGCGAAAAGAAACGGTGGTCACCGCCGGAAAAATGGCGATTGCCGTATTGTTGACACTGGCAGTGGATACCCTGCTGTTCAGTTTGCTGGGGTTTCATGTTTACGTCATCGGCTTGATCCTGCTGCTTCTGATTCCGATATTGGTACGTACCAGGACCGAGCGCGGCTTGTTACTCGGCACCGTCGTCACCATCCACGTGTATACCGCCGGCCATCTGGATATGGACATTTTATTGAATGAAATTTGGTTGATCCTCACTGGCATGACCGTTTCACTCACCATCAACTGGCTCTACATGCCGAGCCGCAAGGAACGACTCCTCAACATCCACCGTCAATTGGAGATGACGGTCGCCGACGTGTTCGATCATTTCGCCCGTGCGTTGGAGGAGAAGGACTATCTGTGGGACGGTGCAGAAATTCTCACCATCCACAACCTGATTCAACAAGGAAAAAAAGAAGCGCTCCTGCATGAAGACAACTATATCACCTCGGACGACGTCCTCCGGTTTCATCACTTTGAAATAAAAGAAAAGCAGTATGAACGCATCAAACACATGCTTGCTCTCGTCTCCCGTGTGGATCAGGTGATCGTTCAGGGGAAGATGCTGGCCTCCATTCTCAGAAAAATGTCTGCGGCATTGCGTTCCGGTGAGGATGATTTCCACCGGATCCAGGAGGAGATCCGCGCCTTGCGTGAAACCTGCGAAGACATGCCACTTCCCAAAACCCGCAAGGAATTTGAAATCCGTGCCGCTTTATTGCAAATGCTGAACGAGTTGGAAGGATACATTCTCGATGCCGTTTAA
- a CDS encoding MFS transporter, with the protein MKSVGSTIHDEHERRARRGILTTCLAALFGFMGIGVVDPILPIISKQIGATHWQVEMLFTSYILMMSVIMIPSGILAARWGSKRILVSGLFLVAVFASACAMSSTIGQLMAFRAGWGMGNAMFFATSMSILIGMAANLDQAMGYYEAALGMGMSFGPLLGGLLGQFGWRYPFMATSVLMLLAFVLTLLLVQEPAGQKIRRAGFGDFVSALTYRPFLLVGVAAMLYYYAFFTVLAYSPLLLKLDAISLGLIFFGWGVGLGIGSTKWAHGLLHRHSPMWVVRLGAVLMAVVLLLVLLSPNKVITIAVIVLSGFVSGLNNTAYSTLAIETSQAQRSIASGAYNFIRWLGAAVAPVAAGFASTYFPTAPYAIALCCMLVCAGLLMSAKSTQTPVAS; encoded by the coding sequence GTGAAAAGCGTGGGTTCGACGATACATGATGAACATGAGCGACGGGCGCGGCGCGGGATTTTGACAACCTGTTTGGCGGCATTGTTCGGTTTCATGGGAATCGGCGTGGTTGACCCGATTTTGCCGATCATCTCCAAACAGATCGGCGCGACACACTGGCAGGTGGAAATGCTGTTTACCAGCTATATTTTGATGATGTCGGTTATCATGATCCCCAGCGGGATCTTGGCTGCTCGTTGGGGGAGCAAACGCATTCTGGTGTCTGGACTCTTCCTGGTGGCGGTCTTTGCGTCTGCTTGTGCAATGTCATCCACCATCGGACAATTGATGGCATTTCGTGCCGGTTGGGGAATGGGCAATGCGATGTTTTTTGCCACATCCATGTCCATTCTCATCGGGATGGCTGCCAACTTGGATCAAGCCATGGGCTATTATGAGGCCGCTTTGGGAATGGGCATGTCATTCGGTCCGCTGTTGGGCGGGCTGCTCGGGCAGTTCGGTTGGCGGTACCCGTTTATGGCCACCAGTGTCCTGATGCTGTTGGCGTTTGTACTGACGCTTCTCTTGGTTCAGGAGCCGGCCGGTCAGAAAATCCGACGCGCCGGTTTCGGCGACTTCGTCTCAGCCCTCACCTATCGGCCCTTTTTGTTGGTGGGAGTGGCGGCAATGCTGTACTACTACGCCTTTTTCACCGTTTTGGCCTATTCACCTTTGTTGTTGAAGCTGGATGCCATCTCCTTGGGGCTGATTTTTTTCGGATGGGGTGTCGGCTTGGGAATCGGTTCCACCAAATGGGCGCACGGACTGTTGCATCGCCATTCGCCGATGTGGGTCGTCCGGTTGGGAGCGGTCCTGATGGCGGTCGTACTTTTGTTGGTGCTGCTGTCGCCCAACAAGGTGATCACGATCGCGGTGATCGTGTTGTCTGGTTTCGTGTCAGGGTTGAACAACACCGCTTATTCAACACTGGCAATTGAGACGTCCCAAGCCCAACGGAGCATCGCTTCTGGTGCCTACAATTTCATTCGTTGGCTGGGTGCCGCGGTGGCGCCCGTGGCGGCCGGATTCGCCTCCACGTACTTTCCGACGGCACCGTATGCGATCGCGTTGTGCTGCATGTTGGTATGTGCAGGACTGCTGATGTCGGCCAAAAGCACGCAGACACCGGTTGCATCCTGA
- a CDS encoding DMT family transporter, which yields MRSATMAVPPSFHRLKGFAMVLAGATCWGLSGTAAQWLFQHQGFQPGWLVSLRLSLSGFLLLLYFAFVQKQKVWQIWKQKSERRQLLIFSVLGMAGVQYTYFEAIQAGNAATATLLQYLGPIFVTVYVALRNQQLPGRKEISAVVLALVGTGLLVTNGRLDGLTISLSAVVWGLGSAVTAAFYTLYPARLLTRWGAGVIVGWAMLIGGVGMNLVHPLWRTSGQVWTGNAWLLVGFVVIFGTLLAFYWYLDSLRYLTPTETSLLACAEPLAAAIVTVVWLHVPMGLWQTIGGICIVATVVALSKENK from the coding sequence ATGCGGTCTGCAACAATGGCGGTTCCTCCCTCCTTTCACCGCCTCAAAGGATTCGCCATGGTGTTGGCCGGAGCCACTTGTTGGGGATTGTCGGGGACAGCGGCACAATGGCTGTTCCAGCACCAGGGATTTCAACCCGGTTGGCTTGTTTCCCTTCGGTTGTCCCTCTCTGGCTTTTTGCTGCTTTTGTATTTCGCTTTCGTGCAAAAACAAAAGGTGTGGCAGATCTGGAAACAAAAATCGGAACGCCGCCAACTGCTGATCTTTTCGGTTTTGGGGATGGCAGGTGTGCAATATACCTATTTTGAGGCAATCCAAGCAGGTAACGCCGCCACTGCCACCCTTTTGCAGTACTTAGGCCCCATTTTCGTCACCGTCTACGTGGCGCTCCGCAACCAGCAACTTCCCGGGCGCAAGGAAATCTCCGCTGTGGTGCTCGCATTGGTGGGAACCGGATTGCTGGTGACCAATGGGCGGTTGGACGGGTTGACCATCTCTCTTTCCGCCGTTGTCTGGGGTTTGGGATCCGCCGTCACCGCCGCTTTTTACACGTTGTATCCGGCCCGTTTGTTGACCAGGTGGGGGGCCGGTGTCATCGTGGGCTGGGCGATGCTGATCGGCGGTGTGGGAATGAACTTGGTCCACCCGCTTTGGCGGACATCGGGACAGGTGTGGACAGGTAACGCTTGGTTGCTTGTCGGATTTGTGGTCATTTTCGGCACGTTGCTCGCATTCTATTGGTATCTGGACAGTCTACGTTATCTCACACCGACGGAAACCTCCCTTTTAGCTTGTGCCGAACCGCTGGCCGCCGCGATTGTCACAGTGGTGTGGCTGCATGTACCGATGGGCTTATGGCAGACCATCGGCGGGATCTGCATCGTCGCCACCGTTGTCGCATTGTCCAAAGAAAACAAATAA
- a CDS encoding LutC/YkgG family protein encodes MIHNREAFLDRIARKLGRLRISEPVKRPSHWKHGPQWRTLADATQEELLSVFEHQCQMIHTDVRRAESSSLPDVLLETIRSYDGKSVICSDDPRFAEFGLSTLFTTQDNPYGLDVHIWNPEKGKINIERAEQADVGISISDITLAESGTVVLMSGGGKGRSVSLLPRYFIAIVPLSTLVPRMTQAARMIRERSERGEAIPSCVNFISGPSNSADIEMNLVVGVHGPVKATYIIVKDR; translated from the coding sequence ATGATTCACAACCGAGAGGCGTTTCTGGATCGAATCGCCCGGAAACTGGGGCGCCTCCGTATCTCAGAACCGGTTAAGCGGCCCTCTCATTGGAAACACGGACCACAATGGCGAACCCTCGCCGATGCGACACAGGAAGAACTGTTGTCGGTGTTTGAGCATCAATGTCAGATGATTCATACGGATGTTCGGCGAGCGGAATCATCATCTCTGCCTGACGTATTGTTGGAAACGATACGTTCTTACGATGGAAAATCAGTGATCTGTTCGGATGACCCGCGTTTTGCCGAGTTCGGGTTGTCCACCCTGTTTACCACCCAAGACAATCCGTATGGGTTGGATGTCCATATATGGAATCCTGAAAAAGGGAAAATCAATATTGAACGCGCGGAACAGGCCGATGTGGGCATCTCGATCAGCGACATCACACTGGCTGAGTCGGGAACAGTCGTCCTGATGAGCGGCGGAGGAAAAGGCCGATCCGTCAGCCTTCTCCCCCGTTACTTTATCGCCATTGTTCCCCTGAGCACGCTAGTGCCTCGCATGACACAAGCCGCTCGCATGATCCGCGAGCGATCCGAACGAGGGGAAGCGATTCCGTCTTGTGTCAACTTTATCTCCGGACCCAGCAACAGCGCCGACATTGAGATGAACCTGGTTGTAGGCGTACACGGACCCGTCAAAGCAACCTACATCATTGTAAAGGACCGCTGA
- a CDS encoding (Fe-S)-binding protein encodes MKVSLFITCLADVFYPEVGRATVELLERLGCEVDFPVAQTCCGQPAFNSGFHREAKKAARHMIETFAHADYVVAPSGSCTAMLKEYVHLFSEEDEREWQEKARALAEKGYELTQFLVEILRVEDVDATLPVKATYHRSCHMTRLLGVKDAPMKLLSNVKGLSLTELPCAHDCCGFGGTFSVKMAPISQQMADEKVSHIKETNAEVLIGADCGCLMHLDGRIRRQGKPIRVMHIAQVLQSGLEQEGR; translated from the coding sequence ATGAAAGTGTCGTTGTTCATCACGTGTTTGGCCGATGTGTTTTATCCCGAAGTCGGACGAGCCACCGTGGAACTGTTGGAACGACTCGGCTGCGAGGTGGATTTCCCTGTCGCACAAACTTGTTGCGGTCAGCCTGCTTTCAACAGCGGATTTCATCGGGAGGCGAAAAAAGCCGCCCGCCACATGATCGAGACGTTTGCCCACGCCGATTATGTGGTGGCCCCTTCGGGCTCCTGCACGGCCATGTTGAAGGAGTATGTTCATCTCTTTTCCGAGGAAGACGAACGGGAGTGGCAGGAAAAAGCCCGCGCATTGGCGGAAAAGGGTTATGAATTGACACAATTTTTGGTAGAAATCCTGCGAGTGGAGGATGTCGATGCTACACTCCCTGTCAAAGCCACCTACCACCGTTCCTGTCACATGACCCGCCTGCTCGGGGTAAAAGATGCGCCGATGAAACTGTTGTCCAACGTCAAGGGACTGTCGCTGACCGAGCTTCCCTGCGCACATGACTGCTGCGGGTTCGGCGGCACCTTTTCCGTGAAGATGGCGCCCATCTCCCAACAGATGGCCGACGAAAAAGTATCGCATATCAAGGAAACGAACGCTGAAGTCCTGATCGGAGCCGATTGCGGTTGTCTGATGCATTTGGATGGCCGGATTCGCCGTCAGGGAAAACCGATTAGGGTCATGCACATCGCACAGGTGTTGCAGTCCGGTCTGGAGCAGGAGGGGAGATAA
- a CDS encoding DUF47 domain-containing protein, with protein MLFNRAKDRVFYQTLIDAAANLVEAMQLFRENVETLEEKEQFAERLKELEDKGDDYTHLIIRELNQTFVTPLDREDILQLAVKLDDVLDGVEACASRFVYFRVHQTTPYLIQFADILERSAKYLHEAFIALEKRDFSTIRKLSVEINLLENEGDRLMRESVGSLFENPTDPIELIKMKEIYEKLEGVTDTTEDLADVMESVVMKYA; from the coding sequence TTGCTGTTCAACCGAGCGAAGGACCGGGTTTTCTACCAAACCTTAATCGACGCAGCTGCAAACCTGGTCGAAGCCATGCAACTCTTTCGCGAAAATGTTGAAACCCTGGAAGAGAAAGAGCAGTTCGCCGAACGGCTCAAAGAGCTGGAAGACAAAGGCGACGATTATACACATCTGATCATCCGGGAATTGAATCAAACCTTTGTGACACCGTTGGATCGGGAAGATATCCTGCAGTTGGCGGTCAAGTTGGATGACGTGCTGGACGGTGTCGAAGCGTGTGCATCTCGTTTCGTCTATTTCCGTGTGCATCAAACCACGCCGTATTTGATACAGTTCGCTGACATCTTGGAACGTTCGGCCAAGTACTTGCATGAAGCCTTCATCGCACTGGAAAAACGGGATTTCTCCACGATTCGTAAACTCTCCGTCGAGATCAACTTGTTGGAAAATGAAGGGGACCGGCTGATGCGGGAAAGTGTGGGTTCGTTGTTTGAAAACCCGACTGACCCGATTGAACTGATCAAGATGAAAGAGATTTACGAGAAGCTGGAAGGCGTGACGGACACGACGGAAGACTTGGCGGACGTGATGGAAAGTGTGGTTATGAAGTATGCCTGA
- a CDS encoding inorganic phosphate transporter: MPDPMWLVVLVVILALIFDFTNGWNDSANAIATVVGTRTLSPLQALMLSAVLNLAGAFFSTAVAKAIGNDIVDPNGITLLVIVATLLAAILWNTAMTLMGLPISASHALIGALVGAAIAYSGWDVLRVKGIITILIALLVSPLLGGVLGYAIMKLIRGVFAETSPSKVKKWFRPLQIVSASFMSFSHGTSDAQKAMGIITLALFTSGHLSKMEVPTWVMVAAGLAMAIGTAAGGWRVIQTMGARLSRLETPHGFSAETAAALILTTVAKIGVPVSSTHTITGSIIGVGAAERIRSVRWGIAGKILYAWVLTLPGTAVMGFILYEILRVLEP; the protein is encoded by the coding sequence ATGCCTGATCCGATGTGGTTAGTCGTACTCGTCGTCATTCTAGCACTCATCTTTGATTTTACCAACGGGTGGAATGATTCGGCGAATGCGATCGCAACCGTCGTCGGCACACGGACGCTCTCGCCGCTCCAAGCCCTGATGTTGTCCGCCGTGTTGAACCTGGCCGGGGCGTTTTTCTCTACTGCTGTGGCCAAAGCGATCGGGAATGACATCGTTGATCCCAATGGCATTACATTATTGGTGATCGTCGCCACTTTGCTGGCGGCCATTTTGTGGAATACGGCGATGACACTGATGGGTTTGCCGATCAGCGCATCCCATGCTCTGATCGGGGCATTGGTCGGAGCGGCCATCGCATACAGCGGATGGGATGTACTGCGGGTCAAAGGGATCATCACCATCTTGATCGCCCTTCTGGTTTCCCCGTTGCTGGGAGGCGTGCTGGGATATGCCATCATGAAACTGATCCGCGGGGTGTTTGCGGAAACGTCGCCTTCCAAAGTGAAAAAATGGTTCCGCCCGCTGCAAATTGTATCGGCCTCGTTCATGTCGTTCAGTCACGGTACGTCGGATGCGCAAAAGGCGATGGGCATCATCACCCTCGCCTTGTTCACTAGCGGACATCTATCCAAAATGGAGGTGCCGACCTGGGTGATGGTAGCCGCCGGTTTGGCGATGGCGATCGGGACGGCGGCCGGTGGATGGCGCGTCATCCAGACGATGGGCGCTCGTCTGAGCCGATTGGAAACCCCTCACGGTTTTTCTGCAGAAACCGCTGCTGCACTGATTTTGACCACGGTGGCCAAAATCGGTGTTCCGGTCAGCTCCACGCATACGATCACCGGTTCCATCATCGGTGTGGGTGCAGCCGAACGCATCCGCAGTGTGCGTTGGGGCATCGCCGGCAAGATCCTCTACGCATGGGTATTGACCCTGCCAGGTACGGCCGTGATGGGCTTTATCCTGTATGAAATTCTGCGAGTGCTGGAACCGTAA
- a CDS encoding FadR/GntR family transcriptional regulator codes for MYQQIHKKKIYEQVADQLIQQIKNGSLKPGDKLASVEQLAESFRVSRSAIREALSALKAMGLIEMKQGEGTYVRQYDPRTLSSTLSHALLMSPEDVRQLFEIRRLLETGSAMFAARRRTEEDLERFQYILDQMEQYAYDHARGEQLDWSFHLAIAQAARNNMLVNLLNSVSEMIVTAMQEARQEGLFAERSIAERLNREHRAIYDAIAAQDAEQARLRMLEHLNGVEQLLSGRIGEQE; via the coding sequence ATGTATCAACAGATACACAAGAAAAAGATCTACGAACAAGTGGCGGATCAGTTGATCCAACAAATCAAGAATGGGTCGCTCAAACCCGGAGACAAGTTGGCTTCGGTCGAACAGCTGGCCGAATCCTTTCGAGTCAGCCGTTCGGCGATCCGAGAAGCGCTGAGCGCTCTCAAGGCCATGGGGCTGATCGAAATGAAGCAAGGAGAAGGAACCTATGTGCGGCAGTACGATCCGCGCACTTTGTCCTCCACTTTGTCTCATGCCCTTTTGATGAGCCCCGAAGACGTACGCCAACTGTTTGAAATCCGTCGGCTGCTGGAAACCGGTTCTGCCATGTTTGCCGCCCGTCGCCGGACGGAGGAAGACCTTGAGCGATTCCAGTACATTCTGGACCAGATGGAACAGTATGCATACGATCATGCCCGAGGTGAACAACTAGACTGGTCCTTTCATCTGGCAATCGCCCAAGCGGCACGAAACAACATGCTGGTCAACCTGCTGAACAGCGTCTCGGAAATGATCGTCACTGCCATGCAGGAAGCACGGCAAGAAGGTCTCTTTGCCGAACGGTCCATCGCCGAACGATTGAACCGTGAACATCGCGCCATTTACGATGCGATTGCAGCCCAAGACGCCGAGCAGGCACGCCTCCGGATGCTGGAGCATCTCAACGGAGTGGAACAGCTGTTGTCAGGCCGAATCGGGGAACAGGAGTGA
- a CDS encoding MerR family transcriptional regulator — MAWLKIEEVARKTGLTKRAIRYYEEIGLFQPSQRSDSGYRLYTDQDVQELKRVVDIKEVLGFSLQEIQQFLELGKRIEAYRREYSQATDPAVKRQDIREMREALEQQLQMVEAKMKKMVAFQQEVRNMLTQLQQIEETMEGKGEKRGFDDT; from the coding sequence ATGGCTTGGCTCAAAATTGAAGAAGTAGCAAGGAAAACGGGGTTGACAAAGCGGGCGATCCGTTATTATGAGGAGATCGGGCTGTTTCAGCCCAGCCAGCGCAGTGACAGTGGATACCGCCTGTATACGGACCAAGATGTCCAAGAGTTGAAACGCGTGGTGGACATCAAGGAGGTACTGGGATTTTCGTTGCAAGAAATCCAGCAGTTTTTGGAGCTGGGCAAACGCATTGAGGCATACCGTCGGGAATATAGCCAAGCCACGGATCCGGCGGTGAAACGGCAGGATATCAGAGAGATGCGGGAAGCTTTGGAACAGCAGTTGCAGATGGTGGAAGCGAAAATGAAGAAGATGGTGGCGTTTCAGCAAGAGGTGCGAAACATGCTGACCCAGCTCCAGCAGATTGAAGAGACAATGGAGGGAAAGGGTGAAAAGCGTGGGTTCGACGATACATGA
- a CDS encoding LutB/LldF family L-lactate oxidation iron-sulfur protein: MGMQFGDVVFYRRVDKGIRDQFMRNAVRAAQERMRTSRLRAAEELGDWEEWRQLGEEIRRHTLEHLDFYLKQLSDRVHELGGHVFFAQTAEEATAYIRDVVQKRDAHRIVKSKSMVTEEIGLNTALEAIGCRVVETDLGEYILQVDDNDPPSHIVGPSIHKDRERIRQVFAEKLGYTGSAAPEEMTAFVRQQLRPDFLTAEVGITGCNFAVAESGTVCLVTNEGNGRLVTSLPPVHIAVMGMERIVPTWEELEVMVGLLCRSAVGQKLTSYINCLTGPRAAGEVDGPEEFHLVIIDNGRSDILGTEFQSVLQCIRCGACLNVCPVYRHIGGQAYGSIYSGPIGAVLSPLLGDEELYRELPYASSLCAACTEACPVKIPLHELLIQHRQKTAEKERQSPLGERLAMKAFGMVFESPRLYRWGTKLARTALRPWEEDGVIRQGPGPLQPWTSIRDLPSPKRETFREWFENRRKRGEQP, from the coding sequence ATGGGCATGCAATTTGGAGACGTCGTTTTTTACCGACGAGTGGATAAAGGAATTCGGGATCAATTTATGCGGAACGCGGTCCGTGCCGCACAGGAACGCATGCGGACAAGCCGCCTGCGTGCAGCTGAGGAATTGGGTGACTGGGAAGAATGGCGGCAACTAGGTGAAGAAATTCGGCGTCACACCCTGGAACATCTGGATTTTTACCTGAAACAACTGAGCGACCGGGTACATGAACTCGGAGGTCATGTCTTTTTCGCACAAACGGCGGAGGAAGCGACCGCCTACATCCGGGATGTCGTTCAAAAACGAGACGCCCACCGTATCGTCAAATCGAAGTCGATGGTGACGGAAGAGATCGGCCTGAACACCGCCCTGGAAGCGATCGGTTGCCGGGTGGTGGAAACGGATCTGGGGGAATACATCCTGCAAGTGGACGACAATGATCCCCCCTCCCACATCGTAGGACCCTCCATACACAAGGACCGGGAGCGGATTCGCCAGGTGTTCGCGGAAAAGCTGGGATATACGGGTTCCGCTGCGCCCGAAGAAATGACCGCATTCGTCCGTCAGCAGCTTCGTCCCGACTTTTTGACGGCGGAAGTGGGGATCACCGGCTGCAACTTCGCTGTCGCTGAATCAGGCACCGTCTGTTTGGTCACCAACGAGGGAAACGGCCGACTCGTCACCTCCCTGCCGCCCGTCCACATCGCGGTGATGGGGATGGAGCGGATCGTCCCAACCTGGGAGGAGCTGGAGGTGATGGTGGGATTGCTCTGCCGGAGTGCCGTCGGCCAGAAACTGACCAGCTACATCAACTGCCTGACCGGGCCCAGAGCGGCGGGTGAGGTGGACGGACCGGAAGAGTTTCACCTGGTGATCATCGACAACGGGCGATCCGACATCCTGGGCACTGAATTCCAAAGCGTGCTCCAATGCATCCGCTGCGGCGCCTGCCTCAACGTTTGTCCCGTCTACCGCCACATCGGTGGTCAAGCCTACGGGTCTATCTACTCCGGTCCGATCGGCGCCGTACTTTCACCATTATTGGGCGACGAGGAACTCTACCGGGAACTGCCCTACGCATCCAGTTTGTGTGCTGCATGTACGGAAGCGTGCCCGGTGAAAATACCTTTGCACGAACTGTTGATCCAACACCGACAAAAAACGGCCGAGAAGGAAAGGCAATCGCCGCTCGGCGAACGTTTGGCGATGAAGGCATTTGGCATGGTGTTCGAATCGCCCCGCCTGTACCGGTGGGGAACCAAACTGGCACGAACCGCTCTTCGCCCCTGGGAGGAGGATGGCGTTATCCGTCAAGGACCGGGCCCCCTCCAACCGTGGACATCGATTCGTGACCTGCCCTCCCCCAAACGGGAAACCTTCCGTGAGTGGTTTGAAAATCGGCGCAAACGAGGTGAGCAGCCATGA